A section of the Clostridium sp. TW13 genome encodes:
- a CDS encoding transglycosylase domain-containing protein, producing the protein MSEVKKKKTIPKKKKKKSKARRFFKYFFLTLLLLFIIGSVVAGGYVFAVIKNAPALDVNQVLTLNQPSRVYDADGKVMDDVIDTEQRYVIPLKDIPSNLQNAFISIEDERFYSHGGVDVKRILGAAFTDAKKFVTGKAGLHGASTLTQQLLKNTILSNEISVDRKVKEIYLAIQLEKYLDKNKILEAYLNTIPLGGNVYGVEAAAYQYFGIPANQLNLIQCAYIAGTTQAPSYYNALTEKSKKNPTPYLNRTKTVLSKMLENKKISQTEYDKAIKDIDNGQLKFNPVKKTNRLNFEWFTRPVIAQVKKDLKEKYKYTDEEVSKMLVNGGLTIHSTMDRKLQNYTQEVLDSNDNLLVGNDKNEMIQTADKKYIYPALQASATIMDYHTGQVKAMVGGRNSSKGTQPPGTSNNRAYFGYRPTGSSVKPLTVYGPAVDMKVVTPSTTFEDSPLSNDELKIGHFDAQPMNQDRQYRGTVTIREAIRQSLNVVAIKVEEKIGVDTGLAYGQKFGMKYNAQSKSSIASIALGQFNNDPSDRDGANTTTMAAAFGTFGNSGNYTEPILYTTVEDANHNVILQKAPAKRRVVSTEAAYIMYDLLKTPVETYSAKTAKFGDIPVAGKTGTTSNNSDLWFSGFTPYLSAAIWVGYDNPRELLDPYGTSNVSSGSVAGTLWGMIMKKAHDGLQFKDIPKPDGVIKGAVCMDSGKLATDLCKRDPRGNRVVEDLFIGTSSSSNELCDVHVTAKVNKLNGKLATENTPANLIEERVFINKKLDPSSPDYKYMLPTEKDDTKPAAETKPATDTKQNPDKGNPAKTNPSPQPTTDPNNTDPSKTDPNKTDPNPKDKTTP; encoded by the coding sequence ATGTCAGAAGTTAAAAAGAAAAAAACTATTCCAAAAAAGAAAAAAAAGAAGAGTAAAGCTAGGCGCTTTTTTAAATATTTCTTTCTTACTTTACTATTATTATTTATTATAGGTTCCGTAGTAGCAGGAGGATATGTTTTTGCAGTTATAAAAAATGCTCCAGCTTTAGATGTAAATCAAGTACTAACATTAAATCAGCCATCTCGTGTTTATGACGCAGACGGAAAAGTTATGGATGATGTTATAGATACAGAGCAAAGATATGTAATTCCATTAAAAGATATACCTTCTAACCTACAAAATGCATTTATATCTATTGAGGACGAAAGATTCTATTCTCATGGTGGTGTAGATGTAAAGAGAATACTTGGAGCTGCATTTACTGATGCAAAGAAATTTGTAACTGGCAAAGCAGGACTTCATGGTGCCTCCACTTTAACTCAGCAATTATTAAAGAATACAATTTTAAGCAATGAAATTTCAGTTGACAGAAAAGTTAAGGAAATTTATTTAGCTATACAATTAGAGAAATATCTAGATAAAAATAAAATATTAGAAGCTTACCTTAATACTATTCCTCTTGGGGGAAATGTTTATGGAGTTGAAGCTGCAGCTTATCAATACTTTGGAATTCCAGCAAATCAATTAAATTTAATTCAATGTGCGTATATAGCTGGTACCACTCAAGCTCCAAGCTATTATAATGCATTAACAGAGAAATCAAAAAAGAACCCTACACCTTATTTGAACAGAACAAAAACTGTTTTATCTAAAATGTTAGAAAACAAAAAAATTTCTCAAACAGAATATGATAAAGCAATAAAGGATATAGACAATGGTCAGTTAAAATTTAATCCAGTTAAAAAGACAAACAGATTAAACTTTGAGTGGTTTACTCGTCCTGTAATTGCTCAGGTTAAAAAAGATTTAAAAGAAAAGTATAAATATACAGATGAAGAAGTTTCTAAGATGCTTGTAAATGGAGGACTAACAATACATTCTACTATGGATAGAAAACTTCAAAATTATACTCAAGAAGTTCTTGATAGCAATGATAATTTACTTGTAGGTAATGATAAAAACGAAATGATTCAAACTGCAGATAAAAAATATATTTATCCTGCACTTCAAGCTTCAGCAACTATAATGGATTATCATACTGGTCAAGTAAAAGCGATGGTAGGTGGACGTAATTCTTCAAAGGGCACTCAACCACCAGGAACTTCAAACAATAGAGCTTATTTTGGTTACAGACCAACAGGTTCTTCTGTAAAACCACTTACTGTATATGGTCCTGCTGTAGATATGAAGGTTGTAACTCCATCTACTACCTTTGAAGATTCACCTTTATCTAACGATGAACTTAAAATTGGTCATTTTGATGCTCAGCCTATGAATCAAGATCGTCAATATAGAGGTACTGTTACTATTCGTGAAGCCATAAGACAATCACTTAACGTGGTAGCTATAAAAGTAGAAGAAAAAATCGGAGTAGATACTGGTTTAGCATACGGTCAAAAATTTGGTATGAAGTATAATGCTCAATCTAAAAGTAGTATTGCTTCCATAGCCTTAGGTCAATTTAATAATGATCCAAGTGACAGAGATGGTGCAAATACCACAACTATGGCTGCTGCTTTTGGTACCTTTGGGAATTCTGGAAATTACACTGAGCCTATTTTATATACTACAGTAGAAGATGCTAATCACAATGTCATTTTACAAAAAGCTCCTGCTAAAAGAAGAGTTGTATCAACAGAAGCTGCTTATATAATGTATGATTTATTAAAGACTCCTGTTGAAACTTACAGCGCTAAAACTGCTAAATTTGGTGATATACCTGTTGCTGGTAAAACCGGTACTACCTCAAATAATAGTGACCTTTGGTTTTCAGGATTTACTCCTTATCTTTCTGCAGCAATATGGGTTGGATATGATAATCCTCGTGAATTACTAGATCCTTATGGAACTTCAAATGTAAGTAGTGGTTCCGTAGCTGGTACACTTTGGGGAATGATAATGAAGAAGGCTCATGACGGATTACAATTCAAAGATATCCCAAAACCTGATGGTGTAATTAAAGGTGCAGTTTGTATGGATTCAGGCAAACTTGCTACTGATCTCTGTAAAAGAGATCCTCGTGGAAACAGGGTTGTAGAAGATTTATTCATTGGAACATCTTCAAGTTCCAATGAATTATGTGATGTACACGTAACTGCAAAGGTAAATAAGTTAAATGGAAAACTTGCTACAGAAAATACACCTGCAAATCTTATTGAAGAAAGAGTTTTCATTAATAAAAAGTTAGATCCTAGTTCACCGGATTATAAGTATATGTTACCAACAGAGAAGGATGATACTAAACCTGCCGCTGAAACTAAACCTGCCACCGATACTAAACAAAATCCTGATAAAGGTAACCCTGCTAAAACTAATCCTTCTCCGCAACCAACTACTGATCCCAATAATACTGATCCAAGTAAAACTGATCCAAATAAAACTGACCCTAATCCAAAAGACAAAACGACACCTTAA
- the yunB gene encoding sporulation protein YunB, with amino-acid sequence MKLKKNNKNKILFIIIAILIIYILWLVIYSVDRKVNSSAMLLAEAQFKQEATEIMQNNVYEVYTQGTQSQDFLKIEKDSEGNITLLRADTVRMTALAQKVALKCTKDIENLGKNGVKVPWGYVTNNNLLSRFGPKITACMEPIGRVQIKYSSEFEAAGINQTRHKIKITLSARIKVILPTENREVLVENDMPVSETIIVGKIPNTNLSLGN; translated from the coding sequence ATGAAACTTAAAAAAAATAATAAAAATAAGATTCTATTTATCATTATAGCCATATTAATAATTTATATATTATGGCTTGTAATTTATTCTGTAGATAGAAAGGTTAATTCCAGTGCTATGTTACTCGCAGAAGCTCAATTTAAACAAGAGGCTACTGAAATTATGCAGAATAATGTATACGAGGTATATACTCAAGGAACACAAAGTCAAGATTTTTTGAAAATTGAAAAGGATTCAGAAGGAAATATAACGCTTCTAAGAGCTGATACAGTTAGAATGACAGCTTTGGCTCAGAAGGTAGCGTTAAAATGCACAAAAGATATTGAAAATTTAGGAAAAAATGGAGTGAAGGTTCCTTGGGGTTATGTCACAAATAACAATTTACTTTCTAGATTTGGTCCTAAAATAACTGCATGCATGGAGCCTATAGGAAGAGTGCAAATAAAGTATTCTTCTGAATTTGAAGCTGCAGGGATAAATCAAACTAGACATAAGATTAAAATTACATTGTCTGCAAGAATAAAGGTGATTTTACCTACAGAAAATAGGGAGGTATTAGTAGAAAATGATATGCCTGTTTCAGAGACAATAATAGTAGGAAAGATTCCAAACACAAATTTAAGTCTAGGAAATTAG
- the hpt gene encoding hypoxanthine phosphoribosyltransferase has protein sequence MEDKKRNILLTEEQIKTQIQKLGLTISEDYKGKKLYVLSLLRGSFIYAADLVRAIDVPTKIGFMTTSSYGHSEESTGTVTVVNDVPDNIEGYDVLIVDDIVDTGITMEFVKNHIAKLGAASIKTCVLLDKPSRRVANITPDYCCFTIEDVFVVGYGLNYGDYYRNVPYIFNWES, from the coding sequence ATGGAAGATAAAAAACGTAACATCTTATTGACTGAAGAACAAATTAAAACACAAATACAAAAGCTTGGCTTAACAATTTCGGAAGACTATAAAGGCAAAAAATTATATGTTCTTTCTTTGTTAAGAGGAAGTTTTATTTATGCAGCAGATTTAGTAAGAGCTATTGACGTTCCTACAAAAATAGGTTTCATGACAACTTCTAGTTATGGTCATTCAGAAGAAAGTACAGGAACAGTTACTGTAGTAAATGATGTGCCTGACAATATAGAAGGTTATGATGTATTAATCGTAGATGATATAGTAGATACAGGAATAACTATGGAATTTGTTAAGAACCATATTGCAAAACTTGGAGCTGCATCTATTAAAACTTGTGTTTTACTAGATAAGCCATCTAGAAGAGTTGCTAATATAACTCCTGATTATTGTTGTTTTACCATAGAAGATGTTTTTGTTGTAGGATACGGTTTAAACTACGGAGACTACTATAGAAATGTGCCTTACATATTTAACTGGGAATCTTAA
- the hflX gene encoding GTPase HflX, which translates to MIYGNVEGVKNAFLSELELIYDMRVPKYSLVTEEILNVMMRFTKILEKEVSVGIDRKGNIISVAIGDSTSVEIPLIDIKERKLSGVRIIHTHPNGNPKLSALDISALLKLKLDAILAVGVEEGVLTKINIGFCNVKDYTLDFEEIKNLSLAEVDKMEFLEKVKEIENSIIDNDVVEDDKEKAIIVGTDTYESMQELAELAKACDVAVLESVFQNRPKIDPAYYIGKGKVEEIGHLVQTERANVVIFDDELSGSQVRNLESALGVKVIDRTTLILEIFATRAKTKEARLQVELAQLKYRSSRLIGLGTILSRTGGGIGTRGPGEKKLEVDRRKIKETIYDLSEELKKMKKTREIQREKRNKNSVPQIALVGYTNAGKSTLRNKLCDVASLKDVTKKEKVFEANMLFATLDTTTRAINLLDNRLAALTDTVGFVRKLPHELVEAFKSTLEEVCGADVLCHVVDGSSEDVRGQIEAVEEVLAELGVRDKPTILVINKMDLCSEETLEKLKEDNLNYEIVEISAREEINLDVLLNKVAEFLPNRLTKVQMLIPYTEQNQVAYLHRNANVINEYYEEEGTLLEVEVDEEVYNKLREFIKE; encoded by the coding sequence ATGATATATGGAAATGTAGAAGGAGTTAAGAATGCATTTTTAAGTGAATTGGAACTAATATATGATATGAGGGTTCCAAAGTATTCTCTAGTAACAGAAGAAATACTAAATGTTATGATGAGATTTACAAAGATATTAGAAAAGGAAGTTAGTGTTGGTATTGATAGAAAAGGAAATATAATAAGTGTTGCTATCGGAGATAGTACTTCTGTAGAAATCCCATTAATCGATATAAAGGAACGTAAGTTATCTGGAGTTAGGATAATACATACTCATCCAAATGGAAATCCTAAGTTATCTGCTTTAGATATATCTGCGTTATTAAAATTAAAATTGGATGCTATCTTAGCAGTAGGGGTAGAAGAGGGAGTATTAACAAAAATAAATATTGGTTTCTGCAATGTTAAGGATTACACTTTGGATTTTGAAGAAATAAAGAATTTGAGTTTAGCTGAAGTTGATAAAATGGAATTCTTAGAAAAGGTAAAGGAAATCGAGAATAGTATTATCGATAACGATGTAGTTGAGGATGATAAGGAAAAAGCTATTATAGTGGGTACAGATACGTATGAAAGCATGCAAGAATTGGCTGAATTAGCTAAAGCATGTGATGTTGCTGTCCTTGAATCTGTATTCCAAAATAGACCTAAGATTGATCCTGCCTATTACATAGGAAAGGGTAAGGTAGAAGAGATAGGTCATTTGGTTCAAACAGAGAGGGCTAATGTAGTGATATTTGATGACGAACTTTCTGGATCTCAAGTGAGAAATCTTGAATCAGCTCTAGGTGTAAAAGTTATAGACAGAACAACACTAATTCTTGAGATATTTGCAACAAGGGCTAAAACTAAAGAAGCAAGACTTCAAGTGGAACTTGCACAGCTAAAATATAGATCTTCAAGACTGATAGGATTAGGTACCATTCTTTCAAGAACTGGTGGTGGTATTGGAACAAGAGGTCCAGGAGAGAAGAAACTTGAAGTAGATAGAAGAAAGATTAAAGAAACTATTTACGATTTATCTGAAGAACTTAAAAAAATGAAGAAGACTAGGGAAATTCAAAGAGAGAAGAGAAATAAGAACAGTGTACCTCAAATTGCCTTGGTTGGATACACTAATGCAGGTAAGTCTACATTAAGAAATAAGTTATGTGATGTAGCTAGTTTAAAAGATGTGACAAAGAAGGAAAAGGTTTTTGAAGCCAATATGTTATTTGCAACCTTAGATACTACAACAAGAGCTATTAATTTATTAGACAACAGATTAGCAGCTTTAACAGATACAGTAGGATTTGTCAGAAAGTTGCCACATGAATTAGTAGAAGCTTTTAAATCAACTTTGGAAGAAGTTTGTGGTGCTGATGTTTTATGTCATGTTGTAGATGGATCAAGTGAGGATGTAAGAGGACAGATAGAAGCAGTAGAAGAAGTATTAGCAGAGTTAGGTGTTAGAGATAAGCCAACAATACTAGTAATAAATAAAATGGATCTTTGCTCAGAGGAAACATTAGAAAAATTGAAGGAAGACAATTTGAATTATGAAATTGTAGAGATATCAGCAAGAGAAGAAATTAATCTTGATGTCCTACTAAATAAAGTAGCAGAATTTTTGCCAAATAGATTGACTAAAGTTCAAATGCTTATTCCATATACAGAACAAAATCAAGTGGCATACCTTCATAGGAATGCAAATGTAATTAATGAATACTATGAAGAAGAAGGAACTTTACTTGAAGTTGAAGTTGATGAGGAAGTATATAATAAATTAAGAGAATTTATAAAAGAATAA
- a CDS encoding nucleotidyltransferase domain-containing protein, producing the protein MANIIVKYQEAVNSMVEKLKKNENVLAVMVFGSMITGDLWEESDIDLIVVMKNQSKFVENIYSTINDVQIQIKFVSLNAIYNTKKNIFIMDKLTTSKIIFCRDKELEVYIQGRRYNPGVASSKSKENLIYLGKLLKDINVSKKHLHNNGIYVAYSVAVRCSETLCKLFLNINGYTVSKDSIKLAISLNDKLKSSIDKLFFCCDNKHEEAIQNFMEVTEKYIKETIKDSTEFLIEIMKRENKGLTSQELMNLKEFNGIDINMEKILRYVYKQNLIYKSERVYRDENGAELLKENEYFV; encoded by the coding sequence ATGGCAAATATTATAGTTAAATATCAAGAAGCTGTAAATTCAATGGTAGAAAAACTGAAAAAAAATGAAAATGTACTAGCAGTAATGGTATTTGGAAGTATGATTACTGGGGACTTATGGGAAGAATCAGATATTGATCTTATTGTAGTAATGAAAAACCAGAGTAAGTTTGTTGAAAATATATATTCAACTATTAATGACGTTCAAATACAAATTAAATTTGTTAGTTTAAATGCAATTTATAACACAAAAAAGAATATTTTTATAATGGACAAATTAACAACTTCAAAAATTATTTTTTGTAGAGATAAGGAATTAGAAGTATATATTCAAGGTAGAAGATATAATCCTGGAGTTGCAAGCAGTAAGTCTAAGGAAAACTTAATTTATTTAGGAAAATTACTTAAAGATATCAATGTTTCTAAAAAGCACTTGCATAATAATGGAATATATGTAGCATATTCTGTGGCAGTAAGGTGTTCAGAAACATTATGTAAGCTTTTTTTGAATATAAATGGATATACTGTAAGTAAGGATAGTATAAAACTAGCAATTAGTCTAAATGATAAATTAAAGTCTTCCATAGATAAGTTATTTTTTTGTTGTGATAATAAGCATGAGGAAGCAATACAAAACTTTATGGAAGTAACTGAAAAATATATAAAAGAAACAATAAAAGATTCTACAGAATTTCTAATTGAAATTATGAAAAGAGAAAATAAGGGTTTAACATCTCAAGAATTAATGAATTTGAAAGAATTTAATGGGATAGACATAAACATGGAAAAGATTCTGAGATATGTATATAAACAAAACTTAATATACAAGTCAGAGAGAGTATATAGAGATGAAAATGGTGCAGAACTTTTAAAAGAAAATGAATACTTTGTGTAG
- a CDS encoding PLP-dependent aminotransferase family protein, translating to MIKLEFNDFEHKYIQLANYIKQCIERGQIEDGEKLPTIRELSESLNVNKITVIKAYKKLEEEGHAISKMGSGTFAKRKDFTRIFKKHYSETFKKLDKKDLDKVIDFTGETTSVDLFPIEEFKSIINEVLNRDGAEALIYQDHLGYENLRETIKNKFWDNKVQLDNILIVSGAQQGIDLIGKTLINANDYVVVEKPTYSGALSVFKGRRANILEVEMEDDGVNLESLEKILKRNNVKAFYTMSYFQNPSGITLSTQKKRKLVQLAEKYDFYVVEDDYLSELIYDESIEYSPIKTLDKKQRIIYIKSFSKVFLPGIRLGYMIVPEKLKNSIQLAKINTDISTSSLMQRVLQLYIEREYWAKSADNLKSVYKQRYECIVTSIREVLGDKVSFVLSGGALHLFLKIKNDDMDSIRLYKLLKKKNVFITPGVMFFLNGKDGLKYFRIGFSEVDCAKIKEGISIIGEYL from the coding sequence ATGATTAAATTAGAGTTTAATGATTTTGAACACAAATACATTCAATTAGCTAATTATATTAAGCAATGTATTGAAAGAGGCCAAATTGAAGATGGTGAAAAGTTACCTACTATTAGAGAATTATCAGAAAGTTTAAATGTAAATAAAATAACTGTTATAAAAGCTTATAAAAAATTAGAGGAAGAAGGACATGCGATTTCTAAGATGGGCAGTGGTACTTTTGCCAAGAGAAAGGATTTTACTAGAATTTTTAAAAAACATTATAGTGAAACTTTTAAAAAGTTAGATAAGAAAGATTTAGATAAGGTAATAGATTTTACTGGAGAAACTACATCTGTAGATTTATTTCCTATAGAAGAATTTAAAAGCATAATAAATGAAGTACTTAATAGAGATGGTGCTGAGGCTTTGATTTATCAAGATCACTTAGGATATGAAAATTTAAGAGAAACAATAAAAAATAAATTTTGGGACAATAAAGTGCAACTTGATAATATTTTAATTGTTTCAGGAGCACAACAAGGAATAGATTTGATAGGTAAGACTTTGATAAATGCAAATGACTATGTAGTTGTAGAAAAACCAACTTATAGTGGAGCATTATCTGTTTTCAAAGGAAGAAGAGCTAATATTTTAGAAGTTGAAATGGAAGATGATGGAGTAAACTTAGAGTCTTTAGAAAAAATATTAAAAAGAAATAATGTTAAAGCTTTTTATACTATGAGTTATTTTCAAAATCCGTCAGGTATAACATTAAGTACCCAGAAGAAACGAAAATTGGTTCAATTAGCTGAAAAGTATGATTTTTATGTAGTTGAAGATGATTATTTGTCTGAATTAATTTATGATGAAAGTATAGAATATTCTCCCATAAAAACATTGGATAAAAAGCAGAGGATTATATATATAAAGAGTTTTTCTAAGGTGTTTTTACCAGGAATAAGGCTCGGATATATGATAGTTCCAGAAAAATTAAAAAACAGCATACAGCTAGCTAAAATAAATACAGATATATCTACGTCATCTTTAATGCAAAGGGTACTTCAATTATATATAGAGAGAGAGTATTGGGCCAAGAGCGCTGATAATTTAAAATCTGTATATAAGCAAAGATATGAGTGTATTGTTACTTCTATTAGAGAGGTTTTAGGGGACAAAGTCAGTTTCGTATTAAGTGGAGGAGCACTACATTTATTTCTAAAGATAAAAAATGATGATATGGATAGCATTAGGCTTTACAAATTACTTAAAAAGAAAAATGTGTTTATAACTCCCGGGGTAATGTTTTTCTTGAATGGTAAGGATGGTTTAAAGTACTTCAGAATAGGGTTCTCAGAAGTAGATTGTGCTAAGATTAAAGAAGGAATAAGTATTATCGGTGAATATTTGTAA
- a CDS encoding YigZ family protein: protein MRYLTVEKRAEDEFFEKKSQFIGYIKRVTTEDEAKEFIAEIKSKHKDATHNCSAYVIGQNMNTQRYNDDGEPQGTAGIPILEVIKKNEITDCVIVVTRYFGGILLGTGGLNRAYTKGAAIAIKAAGIVEKVQGVEMDIILDYDLLGKIQYLFGQNDWYMENIEYTDVVKIKMRSEISEKDNIIAKIVENTNGKAIIEQGDILVYFKRGNRLLYNLEE from the coding sequence ATGAGGTATTTAACAGTAGAGAAGAGAGCTGAAGATGAATTTTTTGAGAAGAAATCTCAATTTATAGGATATATTAAGAGAGTAACCACAGAAGATGAAGCGAAAGAATTTATTGCAGAGATAAAAAGTAAGCACAAGGATGCAACTCATAATTGCTCTGCATATGTAATAGGACAAAATATGAATACTCAGCGTTATAATGATGATGGTGAGCCACAAGGAACAGCAGGAATACCTATTTTAGAGGTAATCAAAAAGAATGAGATAACAGATTGTGTTATAGTTGTAACTAGATATTTTGGTGGAATTCTATTAGGTACAGGAGGACTTAATAGAGCATATACTAAGGGGGCTGCAATTGCAATAAAAGCAGCTGGAATAGTTGAAAAGGTGCAAGGAGTGGAAATGGATATAATCCTTGATTATGACCTACTTGGAAAAATTCAATATCTATTTGGACAAAATGATTGGTATATGGAGAACATAGAGTATACGGATGTAGTTAAAATAAAAATGAGAAGTGAGATCTCAGAAAAAGATAATATTATAGCTAAAATAGTTGAGAATACCAATGGTAAGGCTATTATAGAACAAGGAGATATATTAGTATATTTTAAGAGGGGCAACAGGTTGCTTTATAACCTGGAAGAATAA
- a CDS encoding YebC/PmpR family DNA-binding transcriptional regulator, producing the protein MSGHSKWHNIQAKKSKVDAKRGKIFTKIGKEIAMVVGEGGSNPDSNSRLRDVVAKAKAANMPNDTIQRAIKKAAGEMGSTHYDEIVYEGYGPNGVAVIVETLTDNKNRSAGNVRSAFTKGGGNMGSTGCVSFMFQKKGELIIERGDLDEDEIMMLALDAGAEDFAAEDEVFVVTTSPEDFGAVREALEAQNIEFLEASVKMIPDTYSAIDEDAAKKFQKMLDLLDDDDDVTEVYHNAEFPEGWEE; encoded by the coding sequence ATGTCAGGACATTCAAAGTGGCATAATATTCAAGCTAAAAAGAGTAAGGTTGATGCTAAAAGAGGAAAGATTTTTACTAAGATAGGTAAAGAAATTGCAATGGTAGTTGGTGAAGGTGGATCAAATCCTGATTCAAATTCAAGACTAAGAGATGTTGTTGCTAAGGCAAAAGCAGCTAATATGCCAAATGATACTATTCAAAGAGCAATAAAGAAAGCTGCAGGAGAAATGGGTTCAACTCATTATGATGAAATAGTTTATGAAGGATACGGACCAAATGGTGTTGCAGTAATAGTTGAAACTCTTACAGATAACAAAAATAGATCAGCAGGAAATGTTAGAAGTGCCTTTACAAAGGGTGGCGGAAATATGGGCTCTACTGGTTGTGTATCATTTATGTTCCAGAAGAAAGGTGAACTTATTATTGAAAGAGGAGACCTAGATGAAGATGAAATAATGATGCTAGCTTTAGATGCTGGAGCAGAAGATTTTGCTGCAGAAGATGAAGTTTTTGTAGTAACTACATCTCCAGAAGATTTTGGAGCAGTAAGAGAAGCTTTAGAAGCACAAAACATAGAGTTCTTAGAAGCTTCAGTTAAGATGATACCAGACACATACTCTGCAATAGATGAAGATGCAGCAAAGAAATTCCAAAAGATGCTTGATTTACTTGATGACGATGATGACGTTACAGAAGTTTATCACAATGCTGAATTCCCTGAAGGATGGGAAGAATAA
- a CDS encoding tyrosine-type recombinase/integrase: MLLKDLLKEFYLELEIKNYSVRTLKSYNNNNLLLLTYLEKEFNITEVEDVKPIHIKSYIKVLQKKGNKPTYINGLIKCFRAYFKYAEQEEIIESSPVDKISWLKEGKTIINTFTDEEVENMMNVYKGNEYMDIRNKCILAFLFDTGIRNLELCNITNKDVKDISLTINQGKGRKDRRVALSPITRRIILRYIRCKNSYFANRIMNEDTPFFLSYRFKKLTVEAVERVIKIAGEKANIRKEIRCSPHTERHFFAQSQLKNGMV; this comes from the coding sequence TTGTTATTAAAAGATTTATTAAAAGAGTTCTATTTGGAATTAGAAATTAAAAATTATTCTGTAAGAACATTGAAAAGTTATAACAATAACAACTTATTATTATTAACTTATCTAGAAAAAGAGTTTAATATCACTGAGGTTGAAGATGTAAAACCAATCCACATAAAAAGTTATATTAAAGTACTTCAGAAAAAAGGCAATAAGCCAACTTATATTAATGGTCTAATCAAATGTTTTAGGGCTTACTTTAAATATGCAGAGCAAGAAGAAATAATAGAGAGTAGTCCAGTTGATAAAATTAGCTGGTTAAAAGAAGGAAAAACGATTATAAATACATTTACTGATGAAGAAGTGGAAAATATGATGAATGTTTATAAGGGAAATGAATACATGGATATAAGAAATAAATGCATATTAGCTTTTCTATTTGATACTGGAATTCGTAATTTGGAGTTATGTAACATCACTAATAAGGATGTAAAAGATATTTCTTTGACAATAAACCAAGGAAAAGGTAGAAAAGATAGGAGAGTTGCGCTAAGTCCAATTACAAGAAGAATAATTCTTAGATATATTAGATGTAAAAATAGTTATTTTGCTAATAGAATAATGAACGAAGATACTCCATTTTTTCTAAGTTATAGGTTTAAAAAACTAACAGTAGAAGCAGTAGAAAGAGTGATAAAAATAGCAGGAGAAAAAGCAAATATAAGAAAGGAAATTCGTTGTTCTCCTCATACCGAAAGACATTTTTTTGCTCAGTCTCAGTTAAAAAATGGAATGGTGTAG
- a CDS encoding helix-turn-helix domain-containing protein, with protein sequence MIKMKLHIKLAENKMTQKELAEKTGISKNTIGSYCNENNKHIVKEHLDIFCKLFKCNIEDIIEYSED encoded by the coding sequence ATGATTAAAATGAAGCTACATATAAAACTGGCTGAAAACAAAATGACTCAAAAAGAATTAGCTGAAAAAACAGGTATCAGTAAAAATACTATTGGTTCTTATTGCAATGAAAATAATAAGCATATAGTTAAAGAACACTTAGATATATTTTGTAAGCTATTTAAATGCAATATTGAAGATATAATTGAGTATAGTGAAGATTAA